The DNA region CGCGCTGCCCGTGAGTCCCTGCAAAAGGAAACCAGCTGCGTCGTCGAGGATGCTGCCGTCGCCCTCTCGATCCAGCAGAGCGGTCACGACGGACGAGCCACCTTTCTCGGTCGTCCGCTTCTGCGTCAAGGCGGCCAGGACGAAGGGAGTGACCATGGGGATAAGCTTACTGGCCACGCCAGGGTCGAGCTTGAACTGCTTGGCTATGGCCTGCGTTGCCTGCACTCCGGCCGGTCCCAACAGCCCTCCAAGCTGGGGGTCGGCGTTCGGGTCCGTGGCTTTCTTCGCAACCAGGCCGGGGATGTCCTGCAGGAAACTCGCGCTGCCGTACTTGCTAAGGATATGGTCGACTCGTGCTTCTCCGCCACGCTCGTCCTTCT from Calditrichota bacterium includes:
- a CDS encoding DUF937 domain-containing protein; this encodes KDERGGEARVDHILSKYGSASFLQDIPGLVAKKATDPNADPQLGGLLGPAGVQATQAIAKQFKLDPGVASKLIPMVTPFVLAALTQKRTTEKGGSSVVTALLDREGDGSILDDAAGFLLQGLTGSAGSQSGAQVVGNILSSLFGKKKQ